A single genomic interval of Littorina saxatilis isolate snail1 linkage group LG17, US_GU_Lsax_2.0, whole genome shotgun sequence harbors:
- the LOC138953400 gene encoding sprouty-related, EVH1 domain-containing protein 2-like, with amino-acid sequence MTNHHANNGDYLVEVQAQVMTRDDSTQCWVPMGGGGLSAVKLCKLARDRHSPTTIANTTNASDPRPEYVIHGERLADKSVVLDCVLKKDIQYTKANPKFHHWNTDDKRFGLTFERCDDAKAFDHGIRHAVAELNEGVGGDGEDRVFQIVDLPLGRKNSSSHSASTTSTTTSSPSPHSPSTVLPPGSTDPFVYAHPHANHHHLHRVHYMPARNKPKNGSMAGGGRDCDRDKDGGGGSPSSDSSPRKSDSIESWSGVTDDVWVRSDDHTSGKSDTGLLDGDGVGGYKDEPYVIFAKNKAGNPHEYSYPTLEPKHKPPAKRESTSKKQPPITQTYPPLPIKAKTNKKHKSEQSRRLVTNRARCKHCRVMFNQEENQRGSCDSAPDTMAQCIECVTCVSCTKCLIYHCMSDADGEYRHPCECDSSDETNCRKWTALTILSFFIPCLWCYLPLHACHKCGTACGMCGGRHKAA; translated from the exons TGGGGATTACCTGGTGGAAGTCCAGGCTCAGGTTATGACCCGAGATGATTCCACACAGTGCTGGGTCCCCATGGGCGGGGGCGGGCTGAGCGCCGTCAAGCTCTGCAAGCTTGCCCGCGACCGCCACAGCCCCACCACCATTGCAAACACCACCAACGCTAGCGACCCCAGACCAGAGTATGTCATTCATGGCGAACGTCTGGCCGATAAATCA GTGGTGTTAGATTGTGTATTAAAGAAGGACATACAGTACACAAAGGCCAACCCAAAGTTCCATCACTGGAACACTGATGATAAACGGTTTGGCTTGACTTTTGAGCGCTGTGACGATGCCAAAGCTTTCGACCATGGCATACGTCATGCAGTGGCAGAGCTCAACGAAG GTGTTGGTGGCGATGGTGAGGATCGGGTATTTCAG attgTCGACCTTCCCCTGGGGCGGAAGAATAGTTCTTCACACTCAGCATcaaccacctccaccaccaccagtagcccctccccccactccccctccACGGTCCTTCCTCCTGGTTCCACGGATCCCTTCGTCTACGCGCACCCCCACGCCAACCATCATCACCTGCATCGCGTGCACTACATGCCCGCGCGCAACAAGCCCAAGAATGGCAGCATGGCTGGCGGAGGGCGGGATtgtgacagagacaaagacggGGGTGGGGGTTCCCCCTCCAGTGACAGCTCTCCCAGAAAGTCAGACAGTATCGAGAGCTGGAGTGGGGTAACAGACGACGTCTGGGTCCGCTCCGACGACCACACGAGCGGCAAGTCCGACACAGGCTTGCTAGACGGAGACGGAGTTGGGGGGTACAAGGACGAGCCCTATGTAATTTTTGCAAAGAATAAGGCAGGGAACCCCCATGAGTACAGCTACCCCACTCTGGAACCCAAACACAAGCCTCCCGCCAAGCGGGAATCAACATCTAAAAAACAACCCCCAATCACCCAGACCTATCCCCCTTTGCCCATCAAGGCAAAGACgaataaaaaacacaaaagtgaACAGTCTCGGCGGCTGGTGACAAACCGAGCGCGGTGCAAGCACTGCCGTGTCATGTTCAACCAGGAGGAGAACCAGCGCGGCAGTTGTGACAGTGCCCCGGACACCATGGCGCAGTGCATAGAGTGCGTCACGTGCGTGTCCTGCACCAAATGCCTCATATACCACTGTATGTCGGACGCTGATGGGGAGTACCGGCACCCGTGTGAGTGCGACTCCAGTGACGAAACGAACTGCAGAAAATGGACTGCACTGACTATACTGTCATTTTTCATACCATGTTTATGGTGCTACTTGCCTCTGCATGCCTGCCATAAGTGCGGCACTGCCTGTGGCATGTGTGGGGGTAGACACAAGGCAGCATAG